One window of the Sparus aurata chromosome 17, fSpaAur1.1, whole genome shotgun sequence genome contains the following:
- the prr19 gene encoding proline-rich protein 19 isoform X2 codes for MLPSNDTLCMQQRRDCGQFRIQCSMSRICRTLTDKGKTLNVFDRQLKTTDKKCCSVNTSTADSRCFNRHSTTDGQHKMKRLRSRKERSQMRGGGKEASKFKPHHHHCRCQTSTDIAHHHNYCHSSSCSRPNVVPTSQEPSIITDSRLLGHQGLFNHEVKSIDIERLLSEQKKDSYPPSTSHIPSPLSTNDLLCADTGEIMLFENKAGPAMKANDACLEKEKKFSQGSDLTPGQRPQQQLNISSGSFKTINSSKPLAPTVNTEKVNALNMKVEGHMISTLVQTPKNCQSPAHQVRAHHVHQSPVQLSSSPTADSFDIQHRRLDPDSVFKSVSAVAASLCDCLQFPLMRGRSLVAECREVLLKALQERHGPHLKENLLKVQRSLSFGGTPAKEVQDQEPTMVDEDELLPTDAFPTAFQADNGSRPCFDKHKTTSFKQTRSRHFNWNSSPQLHHNMRQFCMDSEPSGVSTTDHLFAPSSTSCWGGKASASQCWEERFNRPKTKETVMFGSVENSFMNHTRVVAGSTAYQAQLQDRRLADRVYFPPDQGPCETDQCCFGPSFSAQTYHPQQLNHFQPFSRFSHTPACPPLRFHHTDMMHYPPSHMLERDPAPPLSFLPSPEHWSFPPMRLY; via the exons ATGTTGCCGAGCAACGACACACTTTGCATGCAGCAAAGACGCGACTGCGGACAATTTCG AATCCAGTGCAGTATGAGCCGCATTTGCAGGACTTTAACAGACAAAGGAAAGACCTTAAATGTTTTCGACAGGCAGTTAAAAACAACGGATAAAAAATGTTgctcagtgaacacatccactGCAGACAGCAGATGTTTCAACCGTCATAGTACGACAGATGGGCAGCACAAAATGAAACGACTGAGGAGCCGTAAGGAGAGGAGTCAGATGAGAGGTGGTGGGAAAGAAGCCTCAAAGTTCAAACCGCATCACCATCACTGCCGTTGCCAAACCAGCACAGACATAGCTCATCATCATAACTACTGCCACAGTAGCTCTTGTAGTCGTCCAAATGTCGTCCCTACTTCACAGGAGCCCAGTATTATCACAGACAGTCGACTGTTAGGACACCAAGGCTTATTCAACCACGAAGTGAAATCTATCGACATTGAACGCCTGTTAAGTGAGCAGAAGAAAGATTCATACCCACCTTCAACATCCCAcattccttctcctctttccaCTAATGATTTGTTGTGTGCTGATACTGGTGAGATTATGCTATTTGAAAATAAAGCAGGTCCTGCAATGAAGGCCAATGATGCCTGcctggagaaagagaagaaattcaGTCAGGGATCAGATCTTACACCAGGGCAGAGACCACAGCAACAACTTAATATTTCATCTGGAAGTTTTAAAACCATCAACTCATCTAAACCGTTGGCTCCCACTGTTAACACAGAAAAAGTGAATGCCCTAAACATGAAGGTAGAAGGTCACATGATTTCCACTCTGGTACAAACGCCAAAGAACTGTCAGTCTCCTGCCCACCAAGTACGAGCTCATCATGTCCACCAAAGCCCAGTTCAGCTCTCCAGCTCCCCCACTGCCGACAGCTTCGACATACAGCACCGAAGACTCGATCCGGACAGTGTATTTAAATCTGTCAGTGCAGTGGCAGCGAGTTTGTGTGACTGTCTGCAGTTCCCCCTCATGAGAGGGAGAAGCCTGGTGGCCGAGTGCAGGGAGGTGCTGCTGAAAGCTCTACAGGAGAGGCATGGACCCCATCTGAAGGAAAACCTCCTCAAGGTGCAGCGATCTCTCAGCTTTGGTGGTACTCCCGCAAAGGAGGTCCAGGATCAGGAGCCAACCATGGTAGATGAAGATGAGCTCTTGCCCACAG ATGCATTCCCAACAGCATTTCAAGCAGACAATGGCAGTCGGCCATGTTTTGACAAGCACAAAACCACATCTTTCAAACAGACGAGAAGTAGGCATTTTAACTGGAATTCCAGTCCACAGCTACACCACAACATGAGACAG tTCTGCATGGACTCTGAGCCCTCCGGAGTTTCAACCACTGATCATTTGTTcgctccctcctccacctcatgCTGGGGAGGAAAAGCATCAGCATCTCAGTGCTGGGAAGAAAGATTCAACAGGCCAAAGACTAAAGAAACTGTTATGTTTGGTTCAGTTGAAAACAGCTTTATGAACCACACCAGAGTAGTTGCAGGGAGCACAGCTTATCAAGCACAGCTGCAAGATAGACGTTTAGCAGACCGAGTGTACTTTCCCCCGGACCAAGGCCCATGTGAAACTGACCAATGCTGTTTTGGTCCCTCCTTCTCTGCCCAAACTTACCATCCTCAACAGCTCAACCACTTCCAGCCTTTCAGCCGATTCAGTCACACTCCAGCTTGCCCTCCACTCAGGTTCCACCACACTGATATGATGCATTACCCCCCATCGCACATGCTTGAAAGAGACCCAGCACCTCCCCTTTCTTTTTTGCCGAGCCCTGAGCACTGGTCCTTCCCTCCTATGAGACTGTACTAA
- the pafah1b3 gene encoding platelet-activating factor acetylhydrolase IB subunit gamma: MSADDLNPAATPTPCEDTQGDGRWMSMHNRFVSDSKDKEPEVLFVGDSLVQLMHQFGIWRQLFSPLHALNFGVGGDATQHVLWRLSNGELDNISPKVVVLWVGTNNHGHTAEQICEGIMAIVQVIKNKLPQARTLVLGILPRGKSPNRLRERNAKVNKLVQEAVSSLPHASFFNVDPGFVHSNGSISHQDMYDYLHLTPQGYQAVCEPLHAHLKSMLDKPAEN; this comes from the exons ATGAGTGCAGACGACTTAAACCCCGCCGCCACACCCACTCCCTGTGAAGACACCCAAGGAGATGGACGATGGATGTCTATG CACAACCGTTTTGTGTCTGACAGCAAAGACAAAGAACCTGAAGTCCTGTTTGTAGGAGACTCTCTTGTTCAGCTCATGCACCAGTTTGGG atatGGCGACAGCTGTTCTCTCCTCTCCATGCCCTCAATTTTGGGGTGGGTGGTGATGCAACACAACATGTGCTGTGGAGACTGAGCAACGGTGAACTGGATAACATCAGCCCAAAG GTCGTGGTGCTGTGGGTAGGCACTAACAATCATGGTCACACCGCTGAACAGATCTGTGAAGGTATCATGGCTATTGTCCAAGTCATCAAGAACAAGCTGCCCCAAGCCAGGACGCTCGTACTT GGTATTCTGCCCAGGGGTAAATCGCCAAACCGTCTTCGGGAGCGTAACGCCAAGGTGAACAAACTGGTCCAGGAGGCCGTGTCGTCCCTCCCCCATGCCTCTTTCTTCAATGTGGACCCAGGTTTTGTCCACTCCAATGGTAGCATCTCCCATCAGGACATGTATGATTACCTTCATCTGACCCCTCAGGGCTACCAGGCTGTGTGTGAACCACTGCACGCCCATCTCAAGTCCATGCTAGATAAGCCTGCTGAGAACTGA
- the tlr21 gene encoding toll-like receptor 21, with the protein MGSLTHLLLSVTVALGAVELISGYSFQNCIEVPFSRGKSFNCIRRKSKIMKDLIDGLPETAINLTITVNPVWQVPKNSFVKLPNLQNLRLDQNKLRAIEQFAFQKLNHLKSLNMSVNNISELNSSVFQDLHNLTFLFLTNNRLKQIPEGIFSNVLNLRTLTLRQNVLMNFSGIAESVSHLKHLTMLDLCFNNLTSLHSNASLPKSLTTLYICRNNLLTLGCKHSFLRFIQVLDFSYNSRLPAKAFQDVDLSRINYLRLRSSVKILEFLNISNVPVNHVDFSGTSLNNDTLLMELCRLLKKAKWIKDLNLDSNGIRNQTFDILRYCPEITRALNLSRNNLKSLGCLKFLMWQTHIKGITAEHNHFTSLPSCRKKGYFKDLEDLSYRYNRILSVNSHAFFHTPNLKLLKLNINTIAFLDRKALKGLKKLETLRLDNNLLTDLYNNTFEDLFNLQTLNLRNNRIAVIFNGTFLNLGNLTILDLGGNKITHIQPSGLEGLKSLSKFYLDGNNFKQIDTTLHSVFQDTLTTLDLQRNQICFLKEDVSYSPFMNLSRLSDLKLDGQQPYGLNILPRNLFRGLHSLKSLYLTNNEIPDLSPDVFDDLTGLKFLTLDNCCLGVAHLKPGVFKNLRNLTKLVLENMRMQNFSEEVFRNLTQLSQLQLNHNAIQSITLDALDSLHKLSYLDMRGSSLSCTCKNTLLQNWTVNNTKVQVVYLYNLTCPHDPKQKFYNFHTNVCYIDLGEYLFLSTALVIFLFTLIPVLYVKLYWRMKYSYYVFRSWFSERWRRLREEEENCKYDAFVSYNSSDEQWIMDQLLPNLEGKGSSFKLCLHHRDFEPGRYIVDNIVSAVYGSRKTICVVSKNFLRSEWCSLEIQLASYRLFDELRDVLLLVFLEPISERQLSSYHRMRKVMLKKTYLQWPGPDCIDPTQAQELFWNQLRRAIGTGSRLETEENYMSKGHATESNETEHCETYTSDENFYLLP; encoded by the coding sequence ATGGGGAGTCTAACTCATCTGCTGTTGTCAGTGACAGTTGCCCTTGGTGCAGTTGAACTTATCAGTGGCTACAGCTTTCAGAACTGCATCGAAGTCCCATTCTCCCGTGGAAAAAGTTTCAATTGCATTCGTCGAAAGAGCAAGATCATGAAGGATCTAATAGACGGCCTGCCGGAAACTGCCATCAATCTCACCATCACTGTTAATCCTGTGTGGCAAGTTCCCAAAAACAGCTTTGTCAAACTACCAAACCTTCAAAACCTCAGACTAGATCAAAATAAATTGAGGGCCATCGAACAATTTGCTTTCCAAAAATTGAATCATCTCAAGTCTCTTAATATGTCCGTTAACAATATATCAGAGCTCAACTCTTCTGTGTTTCAGGACCTGCACAACCTCACCTTTCTCTTTCTGACAAACAACCGTCTAAAGCAGATCCCTGAGGGCATTTTCTCCAATGTTCTCAATCTCAGGACTTTAACCCTGAGGCAAAATGTACTGATGAATTTCTCAGGGATTGCTGAGTCTGTGTCACATCTGAAACACCTGACCATGCTAGATCTTTGCTTTAACAATTTGACTTCTCTTCACTCAAACGCGTCACTACCCAAATCCCTCACTACGTTATACATATGCCGGAATAACCTGCTTACGTTGGGATGTAAGCATTCATTTCTAAGGTTCATTCAGGTGCTGGATTTTTCATACAATTCTAGGCTCCCTGCGAAGGCTTTTCAAGATGTGGATTTAAGCCGTATCAACTATCTGCGTTTGCGTTCGAGTGTCAAGATATTagagtttttaaacatcagcaATGTTCCCGTAAATCATGTTGATTTCTCAGGCACAAGTCTAAACAATGACACCCTACTCATGGAGCTATGTAGATTATTGAAAAAAGCAAAGTGGATTAAAGATTTGAATCTGGATAGTAACGGGATTAGGAATCAAACATTTGACATACTGCGCTATTGTCCGGAAATCACAAGGGCTTTGAATCTATCACGCAATAACCTGAAAAGCCTAGGTTGTCTCAAATTTCTCATGTGGCAGACACATATTAAAGGCATCACTGCAGAGCATAACCATTTTACCTCCCTCCCGTCCTGTCGGAAAAAGGGTTATTTCAAAGATCTGGAAGATCTGAGCTATCGTTACAACCGCATCCTCTCAGTCAACTCTCATGCTTTCTTTCATACACCAAATCTCAAGTTGCTAAAACTTAACATAAACACGATTGCATTTCTCGATCGTAAAGCTCTCAAAGGGCTAAAAAAGCTTGAGACACTTCGCCTGGACAACAACCTCTTAACAGACTTGTACAATAACACCTTTGAAGACCTTTTCAATCTGCAAACTCTTAACCTGCGCAACAATCGCATTGCTGTCATTTTTAATGGGACCTTCCTCAATCTCGGGAATCTGACTATACTTGACCTAGGAGGTAACAAGATAACTCATATTCAACCATCTGGCCTTGAGGGACTGAAAAGTCTGTCAAAATTCTATCTAGATGGAAACAATTTCAAGCAGATTGACACTACCCTCCACAGTGTATTTCAAGACACACTAACAACGCTGGATTTACAACGCAATCAGATTTGCTTCCTCAAAGAGGACGTCTCCTATTCACCATTTATGAATCTCAGCCGCCTCAGTGATCTTAAATTGGATGGGCAGCAGCCTTATGGTCTCAATATTTTACCCCGCAATTTATTCCGTGGCCTCCACTCACTGAAATCTCTGTATCTCACCAACAATGAGATCCCTGATCTTTCTCCTGATGTCTTTGATGATCTGACGGGCTTAAAATTTCTAACACTGGATAACTGCTGTCTTGGGGTGGCACACCTAAAACCAGGAGTCTTTAAAAATCTAAGAAATTTGACCAAACTGGTTTTAGAAAACATGAGAATGCAGAACTTTTCGGAAGAAGTTTTTAGGAATCTCACACAGTTAAGCCAACTGCAGCTCAACCACAATGCGATACAGAGCATTACTCTAGATGCACTAGACAGTTTGCATAAACTCAGCTACCTTGACATGCGTGGTTCTTCTTTGAGCTGCACTTGCAAGAACACCTTGCTGCAAAACTGGACAGTGAATAACACAAAGGTTCAGGTGGTCTATCTCTACAATCTGACGTGTCCACATGATCCAAAACAAAAATTCTACAACTTTCATACCAACGTTTGTTACATAGATCTAGGGGAGTACCTGTTCCTTAGCACAGCACTTGTGATCTTTCTGTTCACACTCATTCCTGTACTTTATGTCAAACTCTACTGGAGAATGAAGTACAGTTACTATGTTTTCCGCTCTTGGTTCAGTGAGAGGTGGCGCAGactcagagaggaggaggaaaattGCAAATACGATGCATTTGTTTCCTATAATTCCTCTGATGAACAGTGGATCATGGACCAGTTGCTGCCCAACCTCGAGGGAAAGGGGTCGTCTTTCAAACTTTGCCTGCATCACAGGGACTTCGAGCCAGGACGTTATATTGTGGACAACATCGTCTCTGCGGTTTATGGCAGCCGTAAAACTATTTGTGTGGTGAGCAAGAATTTCTTAAGAAGTGAATGGTGTTCTCTAGAAATCCAACTGGCCAGCTACAGATTGTTCGATGAGCTCCGGGACGTTCTCCTGCTGGTGTTTCTCGAGCCAATCTCTGAGAGGCAGCTGTCGTCCTATCACCGCATGAGGAAAGTGATGTTGAAAAAGACTTATCTGCAGTGGCCTGGCCCAGACTGCATTGACCCAACGCAGGCCCAAGAACTGTTTTGGAATCAGCTTCGTAGGGCAATAGGAACAGGGAGCAGGCTCGAAACTGAAGAAAATTACATGAGCAAAGGTCATGCAACTGAAAGCAATGAAACTGAACATTGTGAGACTTACACATCAGATGAAAACTTCTACCTGTTACCTTAa
- the LOC115567760 gene encoding carcinoembryonic antigen-related cell adhesion molecule 5-like has product MEKKSVVTSVIVLLALIQGVLASIAVEVKPSVSPATAGDTVMLSLSPSTAIKSGSWAVGESVILTWIGEQQAVFPSHTGRASVNILTGALTLSSVMVADSGVYVVQGSDPQLQANASITVVETISNVTLSVNETNLIEFSGSAVVKCSVSSGSSLSFLWMNSSSEVTASDRVQLTDGNSTLTIVNVTRYDLGPFMCRVFNPVSNGNSDALNFAISYGPDNMALTVNGNNSTSFSVGSNLTMLCSAQSNPPALLQWAVRGELVNTTGPLLELFSVSEDQSGPYSCLAFNNHTNMNSTITTNIMISKSGSEQQAVSVWLLPLLLLFGPFFSPAHSQSISATKNPIQVGSNVTLNSQTNVSTGVWMLADMGIIVFISSGNVMIDMDWSDRVTYNPNTSSLTIRSLQVEDSGMYILEAFNLFRANLTLSVQVPISNVTLTARETNLVEFNDTAVLMCSVSKGTSLSYVWMKGSSVVTAGGGVQFSNGGATLTIAMVTRYDKGPFKCNVSNGISHEISAPVHLNISYGPSNVTMTTMPMMHIHRTGTNITLMCSAESKPEATIQWMFDGMYLNQSGPQLKLERVAESNSGSYTCLFHNTVTSRFASASEMIMVLDPLASVVVNHTGGPAILHKSFTMHCEVVGSVDRIWWWKNDNLIYADNTTDFSMGNKTLTLNPVQKSDNGNYKCQAFNYVSNMTSSPFMVEVNYGPYMPTIMGPNVAKTGDNVTLSCHASSHPPSTYKWFFNGSNVANMSKYYTPPLTKDMSGKYVCEAYNNVTGMNSTAYTMLTVVDPITDVQVEASMNPAIEGHHYNLTCNVTGPADHVYWMKDGEPLHENSSTVISMHNKTVSFNPLAYTDTGYYKCKAINAVGNMTSPPHMLLVNFGPQKPIIYGPAYAETGSTAVFNCSAKSMPPSNFTWWFNRSEVANTSMLTTGPLYLNMSGEYICMAHNSVTGKNSSNSMMLTVVEAITSVMVQNSTIPINNENFTLTCEVTGPYDKIYWMKDNMYLNMNTSMEKANMSYHIQNNMLHLTPVTLYNDGAYQCVAANKAAHHSSPPYMLLVNYGPLNVKILTPDPIIFGSPVSLKCYADSRPECDFYWFVNNQTVPEITGSELTFTTLQGGYWNYTCKARNPVTNITMYKTKTFTIGHASALIPSQGSLMLMGLFALSAAVLFD; this is encoded by the exons ATGGAAAAGAAAAGCGTGGTAACCTCTGTAATTGTCCTGCTGGCTTTAATACAAG GTGTTCTGGCCTCCATTGCTGTGGAGGTCAAGCCCTCTGTCAGTCCAGCTACAGCCGGCGACACTGTgatgctgtctctgtctccctctacGGCTATCAAAAGTGGAAGCTGGGCAGTGGGAGAGTCCGTCATCCTTACCTGGATTGGAGAACAGCAGGCAGTTTTCCCCAGTCACACTGGCAGGGCGTCAGTCAACATCCTCACTGGAGCTCTGACCCTGAGCTCCGTCATGGTGGCAGACTCAGGAGTCTACGTAGTGCAGGGCAGCGACCCCCAGCTTCAGGCCAATGCCTCCATCACAGTTGTGG AGACCATTTCAAATGTGACGTTGAGCGTGAATGAAACCAACCTGATAGAGTTCAGCGGCTCAGCAGTCGTCAAGTGCTCCGTCTCCTCTGGATCCTCACTCTCTTTCCTCTGGATGAACAGCAGTTCTGAGGTTACAGCCAGTGACAGAGTTCAGCTCACTGACGGAAACTCCACTCTCACTATAGTCAACGTGACCCGCTATGACCTGGGACCGTTCATGTGTCGTGTGTTCAATCCTGTCAGCAATGGCAACAGTGATGCATTAAACTTTGCCATCAGCT aTGGTCCAGACAACATGGCGCTAACTGTGAATGGAAATAACAGCACTTCCTTTTCAGTTGGATCCAATCTGACCATGCTCTGTTCAGCTCAGTCCAATCCTCCAGCTCTGCTCCAGTGGGCCGTCAGAGGAGAGCTTGTGAACACCACAGGTCCACTGTTGGAGCTGTTCAGCGTCAGTGAGGACCAGAGCGGTCCATATTCCTGTCTGGCCTTCAACAACCATACCAACATGAACAGCACCATCACCACAAACATCATGATATCAA AGTCAGGATCTGAACAACAGGCAGTCAGTGTGtggctgctgcctctgctgttATTGTTTGGACCCTTCTTCT CTCCTGCACATAGCCAGAGTATAAGCGCCACTAAAAACCCCATACAAGTGGGCAGCAATGTCACACTTAACAGCCAGACCAATGTCTCTACAGGAGTATGGATGTTGGCTGACATGGgcatcattgtatttatttcctCTGGAAATGTGATGATAGATATGGATTGGAGCGACAGGGTGACATACAATCCAAACACTTCATCACTGACTATAAGGTCACTGCAGGTGGAGGACTCTGGAATGTACATATTGGAGGCATTCAATTTGTTTCGTGCTAATTTAACCCTGTCGGTCCAAG TGCCTATTTCAAACGTGACTCTGACAGCACGTGAAACCAACCTGGTGGAGTTCAATGACACAGCAGTTCTCATGTGCTCCGTGTCCAAGGGCACGTCCCTGTCTTATGTTTGGATGAAAGGCAGCTCTGTGGtcacagcaggtggaggagtgCAGTTCAGCAATGGAGGCGCCACCCTCACTATTGCCATGGTGACCCGCTATGACAAGGGGCCGTTTAAGTGCAATGTGTCCAACGGTATCAGCCATGAAATCAGCGCCCCTGTACATCTGAACATCAGCT ACGGTCCAAGTAACGTAACAATGACGACCATGCCCATGATGCACATCCACAGAACAGGAACCAACATCACGCTGATGTGCTCAGCTGAGTCCAAACCTGAGGCGACCATCCAGTGGATGTTTGATGGGATGTACCTAAATCAATCTGGCCCACAGCTAAAACTAGAGAGAGTTGCAGAGAGCAACTCAGGAAGTTACACATGCTTATTCCACAACACGGTCACATCCAGGTTTGCCAGCGCAAGTGAAATGATCATGGTTTTGG ACCCACTTGCATCAGTCGTGGTGAATCACACAGGTGGACCAGCAATACTTCACAAGTCGTTCACCATGCATTGTGAGGTGGTTGGATCTGTGGACAGAATTTGGTGGTGGAAGAACGATAATCTTATTTACGCCGACAATACAACAGACTTCAGCATGGGCAACAAGACGCTGACTCTCAACCCAGTCCAAAAGTCAGATAATGGAAATTATAAGTGCCAGGCTTTTAATTATGTTAGCAACATGACCAGCAGCCCCTTCATGGTGGAAGTCAACT ATGGACCTTATATGCCAACCATCATGGGTCCAAATGTGGCAAAGACAGGAGACAATGTCACTCTCAGCTGTCACGCCTCCTCACACCCTCCCAGCACCTACAAATGGTTCTTCAATGGTTCTAATGTGGCCAATATGTCGAAGTATTACACACCTCCTCTTACCAAAGACATGAGCGGGAAATACGTCTGCGAGGCCTACAACAACGTCACTGGCATGAACAGCACTGCGTACACGATGCTCACTGTTGTTG ATCCTATCACAGATGTACAGGTAGAAGCATCCATGAATCCTGCCATAGAAGGTCATCATTATAATCTAACATGCAATGTGACTGGACCTGCTGACCATGTGTACTGGATGAAAGATGGTGAGCCGCTGCATGAAAACAGCTCAACTGTTATCTCCATGCATAACAAGACAGTCTCCTTCAACCCACTGGCGTACACTGATACTGGATACTACAAGTGTAAGGCCATTAATGCTGTTGGAAACATGACCAGCCCTCCTCACATGCTCCTGGTGAACT TTGGACCACAAAAGCCCATCATTTATGGGCCAGCTTATGCAGAGACAGGAAGTACCGCTGTCTTCAACTGCTCTGCCAAGTCGATGCCGCCCAGTAACTTCACCTGGTGGTTCAATCGCTCTGAGGTGGCCAATACTTCAATGCTTACAACTGGCCCCTTGTATTTGAATATGAGTGGGGAATACATCTGTATGGCCCACAATTCTGTGACGGGGAAGAACAGCTCAAACTCCATGATGCTCACGGTCGTTG AGGCTATAACGTCAGTGATGGTCCAAAACAGCACGATCCCAATAAACAATGAGAACTTCACTCTCACTTGTGAGGTCACAGGGCCTTACGACAAGATCTACTGGATGAAGGACAACATGTACCTCAACATGAACACTTCCATGGAGAAAGCGAACATGTCCTACCACATTCAAAACAACATGCTGCACCTCACTCCAGTGACACTCTACAATGACGGGGCGTATCAGTGTGTTGCCGCCAATAAAGCTGCTCACCATAGTAGCCCCCCGTACATGCTGCTGGTGAACT acgGCCCTCTGAATGTGAAAATCTTGACTCCAGATCCAATAATATTTGGCTCCCCTGTGTCTCTGAAATGCTATGCTGATTCACGGCCAGAATGTGATTTCTACTGGTTCGTTAACAATCAGACTGTACCTGAAATTACTGGCTCGGAACTCACTTTCACTACACTCCAAGGTGGCTACTGGAACTACACATGTAAGGCTAGGAACCCTGTGACCAATATCACCATGTACAAGACCAAAACCTTCACTATCG gtCACGCCTCCGCCCTCATCCCATCCCAAGGCAGTCTGATGTTGATGGGTCTGTTCGCTTTGTCGGCCGCTGTGCTGTTCGACTGA
- the prr19 gene encoding proline-rich protein 19 isoform X1 → MLPSNDTLCMQQRRDCGQFRIQCSMSRICRTLTDKGKTLNVFDRQLKTTDKKCCSVNTSTADSRCFNRHSTTDGQHKMKRLRSRKERSQMRGGGKEASKFKPHHHHCRCQTSTDIAHHHNYCHSSSCSRPNVVPTSQEPSIITDSRLLGHQGLFNHEVKSIDIERLLSEQKKDSYPPSTSHIPSPLSTNDLLCADTGEIMLFENKAGPAMKANDACLEKEKKFSQGSDLTPGQRPQQQLNISSGSFKTINSSKPLAPTVNTEKVNALNMKVEGHMISTLVQTPKNCQSPAHQVRAHHVHQSPVQLSSSPTADSFDIQHRRLDPDSVFKSVSAVAASLCDCLQFPLMRGRSLVAECREVLLKALQERHGPHLKENLLKVQRSLSFGGTPAKEVQDQEPTMVDEDELLPTDAFPTAFQADNGSRPCFDKHKTTSFKQTRSRHFNWNSSPQLHHNMRQTAEWLTSPAETSVDQLNDILRPSPSPQFCMDSEPSGVSTTDHLFAPSSTSCWGGKASASQCWEERFNRPKTKETVMFGSVENSFMNHTRVVAGSTAYQAQLQDRRLADRVYFPPDQGPCETDQCCFGPSFSAQTYHPQQLNHFQPFSRFSHTPACPPLRFHHTDMMHYPPSHMLERDPAPPLSFLPSPEHWSFPPMRLY, encoded by the exons ATGTTGCCGAGCAACGACACACTTTGCATGCAGCAAAGACGCGACTGCGGACAATTTCG AATCCAGTGCAGTATGAGCCGCATTTGCAGGACTTTAACAGACAAAGGAAAGACCTTAAATGTTTTCGACAGGCAGTTAAAAACAACGGATAAAAAATGTTgctcagtgaacacatccactGCAGACAGCAGATGTTTCAACCGTCATAGTACGACAGATGGGCAGCACAAAATGAAACGACTGAGGAGCCGTAAGGAGAGGAGTCAGATGAGAGGTGGTGGGAAAGAAGCCTCAAAGTTCAAACCGCATCACCATCACTGCCGTTGCCAAACCAGCACAGACATAGCTCATCATCATAACTACTGCCACAGTAGCTCTTGTAGTCGTCCAAATGTCGTCCCTACTTCACAGGAGCCCAGTATTATCACAGACAGTCGACTGTTAGGACACCAAGGCTTATTCAACCACGAAGTGAAATCTATCGACATTGAACGCCTGTTAAGTGAGCAGAAGAAAGATTCATACCCACCTTCAACATCCCAcattccttctcctctttccaCTAATGATTTGTTGTGTGCTGATACTGGTGAGATTATGCTATTTGAAAATAAAGCAGGTCCTGCAATGAAGGCCAATGATGCCTGcctggagaaagagaagaaattcaGTCAGGGATCAGATCTTACACCAGGGCAGAGACCACAGCAACAACTTAATATTTCATCTGGAAGTTTTAAAACCATCAACTCATCTAAACCGTTGGCTCCCACTGTTAACACAGAAAAAGTGAATGCCCTAAACATGAAGGTAGAAGGTCACATGATTTCCACTCTGGTACAAACGCCAAAGAACTGTCAGTCTCCTGCCCACCAAGTACGAGCTCATCATGTCCACCAAAGCCCAGTTCAGCTCTCCAGCTCCCCCACTGCCGACAGCTTCGACATACAGCACCGAAGACTCGATCCGGACAGTGTATTTAAATCTGTCAGTGCAGTGGCAGCGAGTTTGTGTGACTGTCTGCAGTTCCCCCTCATGAGAGGGAGAAGCCTGGTGGCCGAGTGCAGGGAGGTGCTGCTGAAAGCTCTACAGGAGAGGCATGGACCCCATCTGAAGGAAAACCTCCTCAAGGTGCAGCGATCTCTCAGCTTTGGTGGTACTCCCGCAAAGGAGGTCCAGGATCAGGAGCCAACCATGGTAGATGAAGATGAGCTCTTGCCCACAG ATGCATTCCCAACAGCATTTCAAGCAGACAATGGCAGTCGGCCATGTTTTGACAAGCACAAAACCACATCTTTCAAACAGACGAGAAGTAGGCATTTTAACTGGAATTCCAGTCCACAGCTACACCACAACATGAGACAG ACTGCTGAATGGTTGACAAGCCCTGCAGAGACTTCTGTTGACCAGCTGAATGATATCCTCAgaccttctccctctcctcagtTCTGCATGGACTCTGAGCCCTCCGGAGTTTCAACCACTGATCATTTGTTcgctccctcctccacctcatgCTGGGGAGGAAAAGCATCAGCATCTCAGTGCTGGGAAGAAAGATTCAACAGGCCAAAGACTAAAGAAACTGTTATGTTTGGTTCAGTTGAAAACAGCTTTATGAACCACACCAGAGTAGTTGCAGGGAGCACAGCTTATCAAGCACAGCTGCAAGATAGACGTTTAGCAGACCGAGTGTACTTTCCCCCGGACCAAGGCCCATGTGAAACTGACCAATGCTGTTTTGGTCCCTCCTTCTCTGCCCAAACTTACCATCCTCAACAGCTCAACCACTTCCAGCCTTTCAGCCGATTCAGTCACACTCCAGCTTGCCCTCCACTCAGGTTCCACCACACTGATATGATGCATTACCCCCCATCGCACATGCTTGAAAGAGACCCAGCACCTCCCCTTTCTTTTTTGCCGAGCCCTGAGCACTGGTCCTTCCCTCCTATGAGACTGTACTAA